In Blastocatellia bacterium, a genomic segment contains:
- a CDS encoding methyltransferase domain-containing protein, translating to MRLRRTACDVAQRVKKMYRGEETTRSRAYFEYLTGMKYPRWLVRLVFAALERSFRPHLKEFRGRVLDVGCGIGHFFRVYPEAFGVDHNFYCVRYCVERGYRCVQSDLYRLPFPAASFDGVLLCHVLEHLEAPEVALDEIHRVLKPGGVLSIRVPTATGFKVDRTHKTYFDYPRLVRALVPRGFSILAKRYYPIPWRWLGELIVYNELRVLAMKRDATTAKGR from the coding sequence GTGCGTCTACGGAGAACGGCGTGCGACGTCGCACAACGCGTGAAGAAGATGTATCGGGGCGAGGAGACGACGAGAAGTCGAGCTTATTTCGAGTACCTCACGGGGATGAAATATCCGCGATGGCTCGTGCGTTTGGTCTTCGCAGCGTTGGAGCGCTCGTTCCGACCTCATCTCAAGGAATTTCGCGGACGCGTCTTGGATGTCGGATGCGGCATTGGCCATTTCTTCCGCGTCTACCCGGAGGCCTTCGGCGTGGATCATAACTTCTACTGCGTGCGCTACTGCGTCGAACGAGGGTATCGGTGCGTGCAGAGCGACCTCTATCGCCTTCCCTTTCCGGCGGCATCGTTCGATGGCGTTCTCCTCTGCCATGTCCTGGAGCATTTGGAGGCGCCGGAGGTGGCGCTGGACGAAATCCATCGCGTCCTCAAGCCGGGTGGGGTGTTGAGCATTCGCGTGCCGACGGCGACGGGCTTCAAAGTGGATCGCACGCATAAGACCTATTTCGACTATCCGCGCCTTGTGCGCGCGCTCGTCCCGCGCGGATTCTCCATCCTGGCCAAGCGCTATTATCCGATCCCGTGGCGTTGGCTCGGCGAGTTGATCGTGTATAATGAGCTGCGCGTTCTCGCGATGAAGCGAGACGCGACGACGGCAAAAGGGCGATGA
- a CDS encoding glycosyltransferase family 2 protein — translation MMEMLLWSSAAFWLILFTVAMVLWRYRFVLSSVAQGSAEADSEWPLVSILVPARNEEHRILREAIGSLLRQDYPRLEVIVVNDRSTDRTLDILREMARSDSRMRVLDGEEPPPGWRGKPFALQQALAIARGEWILAVDADIVAHPAAVRTALSLARERQLDAVSLLPKFEYVSFWDRVVEPQALNLLRLGMLIAAWRERKGGLRPSEGGRRWRSFHPLALLSAYVGDPAFTIGAFTLIRRSALEEIGGYAAIRGEVLDETILGIRLKQRGYRVLAVEGAPLVRTPARATLAEIWEAYSRSICSAVGRRWPIALIGGSMLLWLTVFPPLALLGTLVSAGDHAASLALPAAMAYLAMTGLTLRLSWADRLTPLSAGLAFLGYAVFAAIAFAVPWRLWSGAGVMWRGRCVYGERRATSHNA, via the coding sequence ATGATGGAGATGCTCCTGTGGAGCAGCGCCGCGTTCTGGCTCATACTCTTTACGGTCGCGATGGTCCTCTGGAGATATCGGTTCGTGCTCTCTTCGGTGGCGCAGGGGTCGGCAGAAGCGGATTCCGAGTGGCCCTTGGTCTCGATCCTGGTCCCGGCGCGAAATGAGGAGCATCGAATTTTGCGCGAGGCCATTGGATCGCTATTGCGGCAAGATTATCCCCGATTGGAGGTTATTGTCGTCAACGATCGCTCGACGGATCGTACGCTGGATATCTTGAGAGAGATGGCGCGATCGGATTCCCGAATGCGCGTCTTGGATGGGGAAGAACCGCCTCCTGGATGGCGAGGGAAGCCGTTTGCGCTTCAGCAAGCATTAGCCATAGCGAGGGGAGAGTGGATCTTGGCCGTCGATGCCGACATCGTCGCGCACCCAGCGGCTGTGCGGACGGCATTGTCACTGGCGCGCGAGCGTCAGCTGGATGCGGTGTCCTTACTCCCCAAGTTCGAATACGTGAGCTTCTGGGATCGAGTCGTCGAGCCTCAAGCGTTGAACCTGTTGCGCTTGGGCATGCTCATCGCCGCTTGGCGAGAGAGGAAGGGGGGCCTTCGCCCATCTGAAGGAGGCCGGCGATGGCGTTCATTCCATCCGCTGGCTCTGCTGTCGGCGTATGTCGGCGATCCAGCGTTCACCATTGGCGCGTTCACGCTCATACGACGGAGCGCACTGGAGGAGATCGGAGGATACGCGGCGATTCGTGGGGAAGTGCTCGATGAAACGATCCTCGGGATACGGCTGAAGCAGCGCGGATATCGCGTCCTCGCGGTGGAGGGCGCTCCTCTGGTGCGCACACCGGCGCGCGCGACGCTCGCGGAGATCTGGGAAGCCTACAGTCGTTCGATCTGTTCGGCAGTTGGGCGGAGATGGCCGATCGCCCTTATCGGGGGAAGCATGCTCCTATGGCTCACCGTCTTTCCACCACTCGCGCTTCTTGGAACATTAGTGAGCGCGGGAGATCACGCTGCTTCTTTGGCCTTACCGGCAGCTATGGCTTACCTGGCAATGACCGGGCTGACCTTGCGCTTGAGCTGGGCGGATCGGCTGACGCCGCTCTCGGCGGGACTCGCTTTCCTCGGCTACGCCGTTTTCGCCGCCATTGCTTTCGCCGTACCATGGCGCCTCTGGTCCGGGGCGGGTGTCATGTGGCGCGGGCGGTGCGTCTACGGAGAACGGCGTGCGACGTCGCACAACGCGTGA
- a CDS encoding glycosyltransferase produces MRGRILFAPASTVLAHAGRCLMIARELDRRGHRVLLAGAPRFLREWALEVPRLGYVELPDIPAGEGLGILRSFWKRPDERWLRAHVRAELELLDRLRPDLVVVDFRLTMFISARARRVPIVSLLGGRWLYPYAAKPYRAFRTAPAFWVRRLLGERMSDMVIPWGFRWLLRYKIRPYRRLLAQYGLEPKRDLWELFLGDLNLILDSEFLAPTRPLPENFVRVGPIYWEPSSPEPEWLAEWTSQRPVIYVTLGSTGHPGLFRQVLDLLSRMPYRAILTTGGQISFAPGEVPENVRVERFLPGRLVMERSDLVICHGGAGTLYQAIAAGTPCLIVATHFEQELIGREIEELGAGRLLALPEVLADPKQLEQTLEEMLAHREIYARNMQRLQRAHRDLDGVKAAATTIEAFLNARLGNREPVGFSARSPLGVEGR; encoded by the coding sequence ATGAGGGGGCGAATCCTCTTCGCGCCGGCTTCGACGGTTCTCGCCCATGCTGGACGTTGCCTGATGATCGCGCGCGAGCTGGATCGGCGCGGCCATCGCGTCCTCTTGGCGGGCGCGCCTCGCTTTCTCCGAGAGTGGGCGCTTGAGGTCCCTCGTCTCGGCTACGTCGAGCTGCCCGATATCCCAGCAGGCGAAGGGCTCGGCATCCTGCGGTCATTTTGGAAGAGACCCGACGAGCGATGGCTCCGTGCCCATGTGCGCGCTGAGTTGGAGTTGCTCGATCGCCTGCGGCCGGATTTGGTCGTCGTGGATTTTCGATTGACGATGTTCATCTCGGCCAGAGCACGGAGGGTCCCGATTGTTTCCCTTCTTGGAGGGCGGTGGCTTTATCCCTATGCGGCGAAGCCCTATCGAGCGTTTCGAACCGCGCCGGCCTTCTGGGTTCGGCGCCTGCTGGGCGAGCGAATGAGCGACATGGTAATCCCTTGGGGGTTCCGTTGGCTCCTGCGCTACAAGATTCGCCCCTATCGGCGCTTGCTCGCGCAATACGGCTTGGAGCCGAAGCGCGATTTGTGGGAGCTTTTTTTGGGTGACCTGAATCTGATTTTGGATAGCGAGTTTCTGGCCCCGACGCGTCCGTTGCCGGAGAACTTCGTGCGCGTTGGCCCAATATATTGGGAACCGTCGTCACCGGAACCGGAATGGCTGGCCGAGTGGACGAGCCAACGCCCCGTCATCTATGTGACGCTTGGGAGCACGGGTCATCCCGGGTTATTCCGACAGGTGCTGGATCTGCTCAGCCGCATGCCGTATCGCGCCATCTTGACGACCGGAGGACAGATCAGCTTTGCGCCCGGAGAGGTTCCAGAGAACGTGCGCGTTGAGCGGTTTCTGCCTGGGCGCCTCGTAATGGAGCGTTCGGATCTGGTGATCTGCCACGGCGGAGCCGGGACCCTCTATCAAGCCATCGCCGCGGGGACGCCGTGCTTGATCGTCGCCACGCACTTCGAGCAGGAGTTAATCGGACGGGAGATTGAGGAGCTAGGAGCGGGGCGGTTGCTCGCCCTTCCTGAGGTGTTAGCTGACCCGAAGCAGCTCGAGCAAACCTTGGAAGAAATGCTCGCGCATCGGGAGATCTATGCGCGGAACATGCAGCGATTGCAGCGCGCCCATCGCGACCTTGATGGAGTGAAAGCAGCGGCGACGACGATTGAAGCGTTTCTGAACGCTCGGCTCGGGAATCGCGAGCCCGTTGGTTTCTCAGCTCGATCCCCTCTTGGAGTGGAAGGAAGATGA
- a CDS encoding ketoacyl-ACP synthase III, whose amino-acid sequence MIYSYANIPARIAATGSYLPQRVITNSEILGLEESDGQIRRLLGAVERRAVDEDEACSDIIVKAARRILETARLSPEELDRIIVSATPGDYHEPSTASVVQYKLGAYCPAVDVGMSCVGWVAGMDYALRCIATGERRILVLAGTIVSRGNPFRNPMHRAIFGDGAGGVLIEAADRGHFFSGGLWTKGEYYDVITMPHETSLPSPRIPPEYRGSFYMGRREIMFEVLRNNLGACIEGALQAAGISREEIDVAFIHQPSKPLFEEAARAAGIPRERIIQDYERYGNTISAELPISLDENVRHGRVKRGDKILMVTFGAGFNAGVLVFEY is encoded by the coding sequence ATGATCTACAGCTACGCGAACATTCCTGCACGAATTGCCGCGACAGGCTCGTACTTGCCGCAGCGCGTGATCACAAACTCGGAGATTCTCGGGCTCGAAGAATCGGATGGGCAGATTCGGCGACTCCTGGGAGCCGTGGAACGCCGAGCGGTGGATGAAGATGAAGCCTGCTCGGACATCATCGTTAAGGCAGCCCGGCGGATCTTGGAAACGGCCCGCCTCTCACCCGAGGAACTGGATCGCATCATCGTCAGTGCGACCCCGGGGGATTATCACGAGCCCTCGACAGCAAGCGTCGTTCAATACAAGCTCGGGGCTTATTGTCCGGCGGTGGACGTGGGCATGTCCTGCGTGGGATGGGTCGCCGGGATGGACTACGCCTTGCGCTGCATCGCCACAGGAGAACGACGCATCCTCGTCCTAGCAGGGACGATCGTCTCGCGCGGGAATCCCTTTCGCAATCCGATGCATCGCGCGATCTTCGGCGACGGCGCGGGCGGAGTCTTGATCGAGGCGGCTGATCGTGGACATTTCTTCTCGGGCGGGCTCTGGACTAAGGGGGAGTATTATGATGTGATCACCATGCCGCACGAGACGTCCTTGCCTTCGCCTCGTATCCCGCCCGAATACCGAGGGAGTTTCTACATGGGGCGGCGGGAGATCATGTTCGAGGTCTTGCGCAATAACTTGGGCGCCTGTATCGAGGGAGCGTTACAAGCCGCTGGGATCTCGCGCGAGGAGATTGACGTGGCGTTCATCCACCAGCCGAGCAAGCCGCTCTTTGAGGAGGCGGCGCGAGCAGCGGGCATCCCGCGCGAGCGCATCATCCAGGATTACGAGCGCTACGGGAATACGATCTCAGCAGAACTCCCCATCTCGCTCGATGAGAATGTACGTCATGGCCGCGTGAAGCGGGGGGATAAAATCCTGATGGTGACCTTTGGCGCGGGCTTCAATGCGGGTGTTTTGGTCTTCGAATATTGA
- a CDS encoding AAA family ATPase, with the protein MAAPTRVLLNPERRHPQVEEFERKLLERIVGQDRAVRRLANLYQVYLSGLCQPGRPIGSLLFLGPTGSGKTRLVEACAEILFGDPNALVKIDCAEFQHSHEIAKLIGSPPGYLGHRETPPLLSQENLDRYHTETLKLTFVLFDEIEKASDALWQLLLGILDRATLTLGDNRKVDFSRCIIIMTSNLGAKEMAELISGGIGFTPKHGQQDSLVDQKIYRTALEAARRRFSPEFMNRIDKVVVFRSLKEEHLRQILEIELKLLQQRIMRSSAPTFVFTCTEAAKELLLREGTDYKYGARHLRRALERFLVFPLSNLVATRQIETGDVVIVDVDAKDPTRLVFTKEVEGALVSPPSFSDEPVTCEPIAARERTRAASNTGTARRL; encoded by the coding sequence ATGGCGGCGCCAACGCGAGTTTTGCTCAATCCAGAGCGGCGGCACCCGCAGGTGGAAGAGTTCGAGCGAAAACTCCTGGAGCGGATCGTCGGTCAGGATCGGGCCGTGCGACGTCTGGCCAATCTCTACCAGGTTTATCTCTCCGGGCTCTGCCAGCCGGGACGACCGATCGGATCACTCCTGTTCCTAGGACCGACGGGCTCCGGAAAGACGCGCCTTGTCGAAGCCTGTGCGGAGATCCTCTTCGGCGATCCCAACGCCCTGGTGAAGATCGACTGCGCCGAGTTTCAACACAGCCACGAGATCGCTAAGCTGATCGGCTCGCCGCCCGGTTACCTCGGCCATCGTGAGACGCCGCCGCTTTTGAGTCAAGAGAACCTGGATCGGTATCACACGGAGACGTTGAAGCTCACCTTCGTGCTGTTCGATGAGATCGAGAAAGCCTCGGACGCCCTCTGGCAGCTCCTGTTGGGCATCCTGGATCGAGCGACACTCACGCTCGGAGATAATCGCAAGGTGGACTTCTCCCGTTGCATCATCATCATGACCTCGAACCTCGGCGCCAAGGAGATGGCCGAGCTGATCTCCGGCGGGATCGGATTCACTCCCAAACACGGACAGCAGGATTCCCTCGTGGATCAGAAGATCTATCGCACGGCACTGGAGGCGGCTCGCCGTCGCTTCTCCCCGGAGTTCATGAATCGCATCGATAAGGTCGTCGTCTTCCGCTCCCTCAAGGAGGAGCATCTGCGGCAGATCTTGGAGATCGAGCTGAAGCTGCTTCAGCAACGGATCATGCGATCTTCCGCACCGACGTTCGTCTTCACGTGCACGGAGGCAGCCAAGGAACTTCTCCTCCGCGAAGGGACCGACTACAAGTACGGGGCGCGCCATCTCCGGCGGGCGCTGGAACGGTTTCTGGTCTTCCCGCTCTCCAACTTGGTGGCGACGCGACAAATCGAGACGGGCGATGTCGTGATCGTGGATGTAGACGCCAAGGATCCGACGCGTCTGGTCTTCACCAAAGAAGTCGAAGGGGCGCTCGTGAGTCCTCCCTCCTTCAGCGATGAACCGGTCACCTGCGAACCCATCGCCGCACGAGAGCGAACGCGTGCGGCTTCCAACACGGGCACGGCGCGCCGATTGTGA
- the frr gene encoding ribosome recycling factor, with protein sequence MIKDVLNNAKTRMDAAVEDCRRKLATVRTGRASPSLLDQITVEYYGTPMPLTQVAQVHAPEPTLLTVQPYDPSLLSAIERAILTSDLGLTPSNDGRLIRIPIPPLTEERRRQLAKVVGEIAEDHRTAVRNIRRDANERLKKMCKDKLISEDDERRALEEVQKLTDAAIERINELAKKKEEELLGR encoded by the coding sequence ATGATCAAGGACGTCTTGAACAACGCCAAGACCCGGATGGATGCGGCGGTTGAAGATTGTCGGCGAAAGCTGGCCACCGTGCGAACGGGTCGAGCGTCGCCGAGTCTCCTCGATCAAATCACTGTGGAGTACTACGGCACCCCCATGCCGCTCACGCAAGTGGCCCAGGTGCATGCCCCGGAGCCCACACTGCTCACGGTCCAACCCTACGATCCCTCGCTGCTGTCAGCGATCGAGCGCGCTATCTTGACATCCGATCTCGGACTGACGCCCTCCAATGATGGGCGCCTCATTCGGATTCCCATCCCGCCGCTCACGGAAGAGCGCCGGCGACAGTTGGCGAAAGTCGTCGGGGAGATCGCCGAAGACCATCGCACGGCCGTGCGGAACATCCGGCGCGATGCCAACGAGCGCCTCAAGAAGATGTGCAAGGATAAGCTCATCTCCGAAGACGATGAGCGACGCGCTCTGGAAGAGGTGCAGAAGCTGACGGACGCTGCTATCGAGCGGATCAACGAACTGGCGAAGAAGAAGGAAGAAGAATTGCTCGGCCGTTGA
- the pyrH gene encoding UMP kinase → MTTPTPIYRRILLKLSGEVLMGEQSYGIDPQVFRTIAEEIKEVYLLGVQIAIVIGGGNIIRGIEASAQGMDRTSADHMGMLATVINALALQDALEKLGVPTRVQTAIEIRAVAEPFILRRAIRHLEKGRVVIFAAGTGNPYFSTDSAAALRALEIKADVILKATKVDGIYTADPAIYKDAVKLDELTYFNVLERGLKIMDASAITLCMDNAMPIIVFNLKVPGNIRRVVLGEKVGSRVVPESVAVGHPSASEEPVR, encoded by the coding sequence ATGACAACTCCAACGCCCATCTATCGGCGCATCCTGCTGAAGTTGAGCGGCGAAGTCCTCATGGGGGAGCAGAGCTACGGGATCGACCCGCAGGTCTTCCGCACGATCGCGGAGGAGATCAAGGAGGTCTATCTCCTGGGCGTGCAGATCGCCATCGTCATCGGCGGGGGGAACATCATTCGAGGGATCGAGGCGAGCGCGCAAGGGATGGATCGTACTTCGGCCGATCACATGGGGATGTTGGCGACGGTCATCAACGCTTTAGCCCTGCAAGATGCTTTGGAGAAACTCGGGGTGCCCACGCGCGTGCAGACGGCGATTGAGATTCGCGCCGTGGCCGAGCCATTCATCTTGCGGCGAGCCATTCGCCATTTGGAGAAGGGGCGCGTGGTGATCTTCGCCGCGGGGACCGGGAATCCCTACTTCTCCACTGACAGCGCGGCGGCGCTTCGCGCGCTGGAGATCAAGGCCGATGTGATCCTGAAGGCGACGAAGGTGGATGGCATCTATACGGCCGATCCGGCCATCTACAAAGATGCCGTGAAATTGGACGAGCTGACCTATTTCAACGTGCTGGAGCGGGGCTTGAAGATCATGGATGCGTCGGCCATCACGCTCTGCATGGATAACGCGATGCCCATCATCGTCTTCAATCTCAAAGTGCCGGGGAACATTCGGCGCGTCGTCCTCGGAGAGAAGGTCGGATCGCGGGTCGTCCCAGAGAGCGTCGCCGTCGGCCATCCTTCGGCGTCCGAAGAGCCCGTTCGATGA
- the tsf gene encoding translation elongation factor Ts — MAEISAQAVKALREKTGVGIMECRAALIEAGGDEEKAIEILRKRGLAAAKRKEGRATAEGIIGAYVHHGSKIGVLVEVNCETDFVARNPEFQQFVKDLAMHICAAEPRYIRKEDVPEDVLAKEREIAREQALADPKMEGKPERVLEQIVEGRLAKFYAETVLLEQPFIKDPSRTIYQLLAELIAKFGENIRIRRFTRYKLGEDSTLSAATG; from the coding sequence ATGGCTGAGATCTCTGCACAAGCGGTGAAAGCTCTTCGCGAGAAGACGGGCGTGGGGATCATGGAGTGCCGCGCAGCCTTGATCGAGGCCGGCGGGGATGAGGAGAAGGCCATTGAGATCCTCCGCAAGCGTGGCCTGGCGGCGGCCAAGCGAAAGGAAGGACGAGCGACCGCCGAAGGAATCATTGGTGCCTATGTCCATCATGGGAGCAAGATCGGCGTCCTCGTCGAGGTGAACTGCGAGACGGATTTCGTCGCCCGCAACCCGGAATTCCAGCAGTTCGTCAAAGACCTAGCCATGCATATTTGCGCGGCCGAACCTCGATATATCCGCAAGGAGGATGTGCCCGAGGACGTGCTCGCCAAAGAGCGCGAGATCGCCCGCGAACAGGCGTTGGCTGACCCGAAGATGGAGGGGAAGCCCGAGCGCGTCCTGGAGCAGATCGTCGAGGGGCGCCTGGCGAAGTTCTATGCCGAGACGGTGCTTCTGGAGCAGCCCTTCATCAAAGACCCGAGCCGGACGATCTATCAATTGCTCGCGGAGTTGATCGCGAAGTTCGGGGAGAACATCCGCATCCGGAGATTCACGCGCTACAAGCTTGGCGAAGACTCGACGCTTTCGGCCGCGACCGGCTGA
- the rpsB gene encoding 30S ribosomal protein S2: MVTITMKELLEAGVHFGHQTHRWNPKMREFIFGERNGIHIIDLQKTQRHFREAVKFVTEMAAQGKTFLFVGTKRQAQEAIAEEATRCGQFYVNHRWLGGLLTNFQTIRKSIQKLQELEQMKADGRLEQLPKKEAIRLERKRAALEKNFAGIRNMTRLPDVLFVVDTEKEELAVREAKRLGIPIVAVVDTNCDPEGIDYPIPGNDDALRAVRLFVSKIADAIIEGRQMMKEMAPEVAEAAATTSEAEASTMSDTEHFLEEIEEEIPERE, encoded by the coding sequence GTGGTCACGATCACGATGAAGGAGCTGTTGGAGGCGGGCGTCCACTTCGGCCATCAGACGCACCGCTGGAATCCGAAGATGCGCGAATTCATCTTCGGCGAACGCAATGGCATCCATATCATTGATCTGCAGAAGACACAGCGGCATTTCCGCGAGGCCGTGAAGTTCGTGACCGAGATGGCGGCGCAAGGCAAGACCTTCCTCTTCGTGGGGACGAAACGACAGGCGCAAGAGGCCATCGCTGAAGAGGCCACCCGGTGCGGCCAATTCTACGTCAACCATCGCTGGCTGGGTGGATTGCTGACGAATTTCCAGACGATTCGGAAGTCGATTCAGAAGCTGCAGGAGCTGGAGCAGATGAAGGCCGATGGGCGGTTGGAACAACTGCCGAAGAAGGAGGCTATTCGCCTGGAGCGCAAACGCGCGGCATTGGAGAAGAACTTCGCCGGCATCCGTAATATGACCCGATTGCCCGATGTGCTCTTCGTCGTGGATACGGAGAAAGAGGAGCTGGCCGTTCGGGAGGCCAAGCGGTTGGGCATTCCTATCGTCGCCGTCGTGGATACGAATTGCGATCCGGAAGGGATCGATTATCCCATCCCGGGCAATGACGATGCGCTGCGCGCCGTGCGCCTCTTCGTCTCCAAGATCGCTGACGCCATTATCGAAGGGCGGCAAATGATGAAGGAGATGGCGCCGGAAGTCGCCGAGGCGGCAGCGACGACGTCGGAGGCCGAGGCCTCGACGATGAGCGACACGGAGCACTTCTTGGAGGAAATCGAGGAGGAGATTCCTGAGCGGGAGTGA
- the rpsI gene encoding 30S ribosomal protein S9, with protein MAELIQYWGTGRRKTSTARVILRPGTGQILVNERPLEDYFPLERHRAVVRQPLLLTDTWGKFDVRVNVRGGGITGQAEAIRHGIARALLEFNSDLRPRLKEAGLLTRDARIKERKKYGQKGARKRFQYSKR; from the coding sequence ATGGCGGAGTTGATTCAATATTGGGGGACGGGACGGCGCAAGACTTCGACAGCGCGCGTCATCTTGCGTCCGGGGACGGGGCAGATCCTGGTCAATGAACGTCCCTTGGAGGATTATTTCCCCCTGGAACGACATCGGGCTGTCGTTCGGCAGCCGTTGTTGCTGACAGATACCTGGGGTAAGTTCGACGTCCGCGTGAACGTGCGCGGTGGGGGAATCACGGGGCAGGCCGAGGCGATCCGACACGGGATCGCGCGCGCGCTGCTCGAATTCAATTCCGATCTGCGCCCCCGCTTGAAGGAAGCCGGTCTGCTCACCCGCGATGCGCGCATCAAGGAACGCAAGAAATATGGGCAGAAGGGAGCCCGAAAGCGATTCCAATATTCCAAGCGGTGA
- the rplM gene encoding 50S ribosomal protein L13, whose amino-acid sequence MKTYVPSGKNLDAQRRWYVVDAAGMTVGRLASRVARILMGKHKPEYTPFLDMGDHVIVINAAKVQFTGRKWEQKVYRYHTGYPGGLKEIPAKRMLAEHPERIVEWAILGMLPKTKLGKKMAKKLRVYAGPEHPHEAQRPEPLTL is encoded by the coding sequence ATGAAGACCTACGTTCCGAGTGGCAAGAATCTGGACGCGCAGCGCAGATGGTACGTCGTGGACGCGGCGGGAATGACCGTCGGCCGGTTGGCCTCGCGCGTGGCACGGATCCTCATGGGGAAGCATAAGCCGGAGTACACGCCCTTCCTGGATATGGGCGATCATGTGATCGTCATCAATGCCGCGAAGGTGCAGTTCACGGGGCGGAAGTGGGAGCAGAAGGTCTATCGGTATCACACGGGGTATCCCGGCGGCTTGAAGGAGATTCCCGCCAAGCGGATGCTGGCCGAGCATCCGGAGCGGATTGTGGAGTGGGCGATCCTGGGGATGTTGCCCAAGACGAAATTGGGCAAGAAGATGGCGAAGAAGCTGCGCGTCTATGCGGGGCCCGAGCACCCGCACGAGGCCCAGCGACCGGAACCTTTGACCTTGTAA
- a CDS encoding carbamoyltransferase, with the protein MYILGLATMGEAAAALLRDGELIAAVEEERFSRIKHHVGFPHQALRYVLEEARINMADVAHVGLYWRPWVLGHRIRTTLAALTRSPDHFIRRVVRGREQISGHYFPMMRLPRLLREEYGGGDFRFHYLEHHLCHAASAFFCSPFESAAIFTFDGTGEATTTLFAHGQGTRIRKLKEIRLPHSLGQFYSAITNFLGFDMFEGDEYKVMGAAAYGEPEFYDFFRQNVLRLTGEAEFQLNTALLDHHLAKRYQFPESLTRVLGPPRRPDEPFTQRHFNIAASAQKVFEETVLHLLRWLKRVTGERALCLAGGCALNAVLNGRIERESEFEAVYIQPAAHDAGGALGAALYIYHAILGRPRHFVMEHAYWGPQFERADYLRALSATSLQWEELEEETLLRRVAQLLAEGKIIAWFQGRMEWGPRALGNRSILADPRRPEIREVINHKVKLREPFRPFAPSVLEERVEAVFGRRLHAPFMITVHPVVPEMRSVIPAVVHVDGTARPQTVSRKANPRYWELIREFERLTGVPVLLNTSFNIQEPIVCTPEDAVDCFLRSEMDFLVLDRFLVRRR; encoded by the coding sequence ATGTACATCCTCGGGTTGGCCACAATGGGAGAGGCCGCCGCCGCTTTGCTTCGTGACGGCGAGCTCATTGCTGCCGTCGAAGAGGAACGTTTTTCGCGAATCAAGCATCATGTCGGCTTCCCGCACCAAGCCCTGCGCTACGTCCTGGAGGAGGCTCGAATCAACATGGCCGACGTGGCTCACGTGGGCTTGTATTGGCGCCCGTGGGTGCTCGGCCATCGGATTCGAACGACGCTAGCAGCACTCACGCGCTCGCCCGATCACTTCATTCGGCGCGTCGTGCGCGGCCGCGAGCAGATCTCCGGCCATTACTTCCCGATGATGCGCCTGCCGCGTCTGCTGCGCGAAGAATACGGAGGCGGCGACTTCCGATTCCACTATCTCGAACACCACCTCTGCCACGCGGCGAGCGCGTTCTTTTGCTCCCCGTTTGAGTCGGCCGCCATCTTCACCTTCGATGGAACGGGAGAAGCGACGACAACGCTCTTCGCCCACGGACAGGGCACGCGCATTCGGAAGTTGAAAGAGATTCGCCTACCTCACTCGCTCGGGCAGTTCTACTCGGCCATCACGAATTTCCTCGGCTTCGATATGTTCGAGGGCGACGAGTATAAGGTCATGGGCGCCGCCGCTTACGGCGAGCCCGAATTCTACGATTTCTTCCGCCAAAACGTGCTGCGTCTGACGGGCGAGGCCGAGTTCCAGTTGAACACGGCGCTACTCGATCATCATCTGGCGAAGCGCTACCAATTCCCCGAATCCCTGACGCGCGTGCTGGGCCCACCGCGTCGCCCCGATGAACCGTTCACCCAGCGCCATTTCAACATCGCGGCCAGCGCGCAGAAGGTCTTTGAAGAGACCGTCCTTCATCTCTTGCGCTGGTTGAAACGGGTTACGGGCGAACGCGCTCTCTGCCTGGCCGGTGGCTGTGCGCTCAACGCCGTGCTCAATGGGCGCATCGAGCGCGAATCGGAGTTCGAGGCCGTGTACATCCAACCGGCCGCTCACGATGCTGGCGGTGCTCTTGGCGCCGCGCTCTACATCTACCATGCGATCCTCGGCCGCCCGCGACACTTCGTAATGGAACACGCATATTGGGGGCCTCAGTTCGAACGCGCGGACTATCTTCGGGCATTGTCCGCGACCTCCCTACAGTGGGAGGAGCTGGAGGAGGAGACGCTCCTTCGCCGCGTCGCTCAGCTTCTGGCTGAGGGGAAAATCATCGCTTGGTTCCAAGGGCGCATGGAGTGGGGGCCGCGCGCGCTTGGGAACCGCTCGATCCTCGCTGATCCTCGGCGACCGGAGATCCGCGAGGTGATCAACCACAAGGTGAAGCTTCGTGAACCCTTCCGGCCCTTCGCCCCCTCCGTCCTCGAAGAGCGCGTCGAGGCTGTCTTCGGTCGGCGCCTACACGCTCCCTTCATGATCACCGTACACCCGGTCGTCCCAGAGATGCGGTCTGTGATCCCGGCCGTCGTCCACGTGGATGGGACGGCACGCCCGCAAACGGTCAGCCGTAAGGCGAATCCTCGCTACTGGGAGCTCATTCGCGAGTTCGAGCGCCTCACGGGCGTCCCCGTGCTGCTCAACACATCCTTCAACATCCAGGAGCCGATCGTCTGCACTCCAGAGGATGCCGTGGACTGCTTCCTCCGCTCGGAGATGGACTTTCTGGTCCTGGACCGATTCCTGGTCCGACGGCGATGA